A single genomic interval of Corylus avellana chromosome ca10, CavTom2PMs-1.0 harbors:
- the LOC132163556 gene encoding protein LATERAL ROOT PRIMORDIUM 1, with translation MWSATPSRPVNYGLAPTDMGMVGLRDLFVVAPASSFNHHHHHHHHQHDPIISDPHSINASNPATALGVGVGVGVFPLLTAAPCLASASNVGVEDDNNMLSSRSRSGGGGIHLWQNSNQPTAQHGHYFKKPAILDHGGSGNNLVQSGGVGGGIGGSPTTTSSTGTATCQDCGNQAKKDCSHRRCRTCCKSRGFDCATHVKSTWVPAARRRERQLMGASGSAAAGSSGATSGAKKPRLIGSQTTTTSHTSTSNTTPPRSFDTSSSHQDASFKEGLPGQVRAPAVFKCVRVTAVEDGEDEYAYQAVVKIGGHVFKGFLYDQGLENREGYPNISELHLGGGSGGGGGVAGRNGASSSSPILDPTDVYAGGALLGGSSYGNPIN, from the exons ATGTGGTCCGCCACGCCCTCCAGGCCCGTCAACTACGGCCTCGCTCCCACCGATATGGGCATGGTAGGCCTGCGCGACCTCTTCGTCGTCGCCCCCGCCTCTTCCTTCaaccatcaccaccaccaccaccaccaccagcaCGACCCCATCATCTCCGATCCTCATTCCATCAACGCCTCCAACCCCGCCACTGCACTTGGCGTCGGGGTCGGCGTCGGCGTCTTCCCTCTCCTCACCGCTGCTCCCTGTCTCGCTTCCGCCTCCAACGTCGGCGTCGAAGATGACAACAATATGCTCAGCAGTAGGAGCAGGAGCGGCGGCGGAGGAATTCACCTCTGGCAGAACAGTAATCAGCCAACCGCCCAGCATGGGCATTATTTCAAGAAACCAGCAATTCTCGATCACGGCGGTTCGGGTAATAATTTGGTCCAGAGCGGCGGCGTTGGTGGTGGGATTGGCGGGTCACCCACGACCACCTCGTCCACTGGTACCGCCACGTGTCAGGACTGCGGCAATCAGGCCAAGAAAGATTGCAGCCACAGGAGGTGCAGGACTTGTTGCAAGAGCCGCGGTTTTGATTGCGCCACTCACGTGAAGAGCACGTGGGTGCCCGCGGCTCGGCGGAGGGAACGTCAGCTCATGGGCGCCTCTGGTTCTGCCGCCGCCGGCTCTTCCGGGGCTACCTCCGGCGCCAAAAAACCTAGACTCATCGGCTCGCAAACCACAACAACCTCTCATACTTCCACTTCCAACACCACTCCCCCAAGAAGCTTCGATACAAGCTCTAGTCATCAAG ATGCGAGCTTCAAAGAGGGTTTGCCCGGTCAAGTACGTGCACCGGCGGTTTTCAAGTGCGTGCGGGTGACAGCGGTGGAAGACGGCGAGGACGAGTACGCATATCAGGCGGTTGTAAAGATCGGTGGCCATGTCTTCAAAGGGTTTTTATACGATCAAGGGCTTGAAAATAGAGAAGGGTATCCTAATATATCGGAATTGCATTTAGGCGGTGGCAGCGGCGGTGGCGGTGGGGTTGCCGGGAGGAATGGGGCGTCGTCGTCGTCCCCAATCCTCGACCCGACCGATGTCTACGCTGGCGGAGCATTGCTCGGAGGTTCAAGCTATGGTAATCCAATAAATTGA
- the LOC132164186 gene encoding ankyrin repeat-containing protein P16F5.05c, protein MGTEANTAEQTPTETTPEHVEALLEAARYDDLDDVVSLATAGVLLDSKDSLGRTALHMAAANGHLDIVDYLVNRGVDLNAFNEEKNTPLHWACLNGHIEVVKKLILAGANVSVLNSYERTPMDEAVSRDKVDVIDAINAAVAQVELAGIRVS, encoded by the exons ATGGGGACGGAGGCAAACACAGCAGAGCAGACGCCAACAGAAACGACGCCGGAGCATGTGGAGGCCTTGCTTGAG GCTGCTAGATACGATGATCTCGACGACGTCGTAAGCCTAGCCACCGCCGGCGTTCTTCTTGATTCCAAGGACTCACTTGGCCGAACAG CACTTCATATGGCTGCAGCTAACGGGCATCTTGACATCGTAGATTATCTTGTCAACAGAGGAGTG GACCTTAATGCTTTCAATGAGGAGAAGAATACACCTCTTCATTGGGCTTGCCTCAATGGGCATATTGAG GTGGTTAAGAAACTGATCTTGGCAGGCGCAAATGTGAGTGTTTTAAACAG CTACGAGAGGACACCGATGGATGAAGCAGTGAGTCGGGATAAGGTGGATGTCATTGATGCAATTAACGCAGCAGTGGCACAAGTAGAACTTGCTGGTATCAGGGTTTCCTAA